The following proteins are co-located in the Palaemon carinicauda isolate YSFRI2023 chromosome 30, ASM3689809v2, whole genome shotgun sequence genome:
- the LOC137623537 gene encoding uncharacterized protein, which yields MPENFDFHLGIVRRKEVALIKIGSVKHLYLERCESFNSYPSPKNLRKDSQGRRRQRIFKLKFHHQALPPEYLDHYEASLRHEQRAAAAASSNSSPATTPTTARQHRETLVCDPSVKDMRDVPMGGLQGGVPRKGGRGRGRSQRSPRPITIHEAGEGATEALLRDLLLTRPHLHQAALQQVALARAQSVPSIMLATQHGSRGPPSPGTITPEEHLPYMGEMLLDTRPRRGRKPKKADITHLITKNYGLPGIGDVRMLHESLPMQHLDHSLQQLHQHLEQHHQQQQQQHLHQDGASPEDYTMMEQETIARSRSYSLLHTALTAAEAEDQNEPLNLCVRDVPLKCDPEQSKTARGRPDLPRIKLEPSPPMEEEETASVSGINSPDNVTWVTSGRLGVAPHWLHDYRLKSEDGLSSGHSTPSLCSQSSHMPSLSPPAFPHMSPPPPLASPHRHLPSHFMAVSPQSPHSPSPVPAASPLPPGHHHPRHVHAILKERLEEAARERLSPHDLYAKDRTPGRSARGGSGGVRKKRSPIFIPPADPSTEVSICKFKFTGGPNPILEEKKKVSVDAGGTLRYFSGGERGMTRDSKAIGAHLRLSGKLLDNISKCEKDVKKIRLESDTDDTCSLSGLGSAPTSPVGTLEHGMQPPTFAPPLEDSPKRKRRSKKSSVREKLEQTLRERGLLIQTQQVESAEGATYCKFRQLRKFTRYLFRSWKDYLPGQLQEGDLHLDGTNDPRYPHHLASGPLTPDHR from the coding sequence GGGACGACGGCGTCAGAGGATATTCAAGTTGAAGTTCCACCACCAGGCTCTGCCTCCGGAATATCTCGACCACTATGAGGCCAGCTTACGCCACGAGCAAAGAGCAGCGGCCGCTGCCTCGTCCAACTCTTCCCCTGCTACGACCCCGACGACAGCCCGCCAACATCGTGAGACCTTGGTTTGCGACCCGTCTGTCAAGGACATGAGAGACGTCCCAATGGGTGGCTTGCAGGGTGGAGTCCCTAGGAAAGGAGGCCGTGGACGTGGCCGCAGCCAGAGGTCCCCGCGGCCCATAACGATTCACGAGGCAGGAGAAGGTGCCACAGAGGCACTGCTCAGAGATCTACTCTTGACAAGACCGCATCTACACCAGGCAGCGTTACAACAGGTGGCGCTAGCCCGGGCTCAGTCCGTTCCCTCTATCATGCTGGCGACCCAACACGGAAGTCGAGGGCCCCCGAGCCCTGGGACCATAACTCCCGAGGAGCATTTGCCTTACATGGGGGAAATGTTGCTGGACACCAGACCCAGACGAGGCAGAAAGCCCAAGAAAGCTGATATCACGCACCTCATCACCAAAAATTATGGTCTTCCTGGCATTGGTGATGTCCGAATGTTACACGAGTCTCTCCCCATGCAACACTTGGATCATTCATTGCAGCAGCTGCACCAGCATCttgaacagcatcatcagcaacaacagcaacagcatttACATCAAGATGGAGCATCACCAGAAGATTACACAATGATGGAGCAAGAAACCATAGCGAGGTCTAGAAGCTACTCATTACTTCACACAGCTCTTACGGCAGCTGAGGCCGAGGATCAGAACGAGCCTCTCAACCTATGTGTTCGTGATGTGCCTTTAAAGTGCGACCCAGAGCAGTCTAAAACAGCGAGAGGTCGTCCTGACCTTCCAAGGATTAAGTTAGAACCATCTCCGCCAATGGAGGAAGAGGAGACCGCAAGTGTAAGTGGAATCAACTCTCCCGACAATGTGACTTGGGTAACCAGTGGCCGACTTGGTGTAGCACCTCACTGGTTGCACGATTATCGCCTGAAGTCAGAGGATGGGCTTAGTTCTGGTCACTCAACGCCCTCTCTTTGTTCACAGTCATCGCACATGCCGTCCCTTTCGCCTCCTGCTTTCCCACATATGTCTCCTCCACCACCTCTTGCCTCTCCCCACAGGCATCTTCCAAGTCATTTCATGGCAGTATCGCCCCAGTCTCCACACTCTCCTTCTCCAGTACCTGCTGCATCACCTTTACCACCAGGACATCACCATCCGCGTCACGTCCATGCAATCCTGAAGGAGAGGTTAGAAGAGGCAGCCCGAGAACGCCTCTCACCACATGATTTATATGCCAAGGACAGAACACCTGGGAGAAGTGCTAGAGGTGGATCAGGGGGAGTGCGTAAAAAACGTTCTCCAATTTTCATTCCTCCAGCAGATCCAAGCAccgaagtcagtatatgtaaatttaagtttacTGGTGGGCCAAACCCTATTCTTGAGGAGAAGAAGAAAGTAAGTGTAGATGCAGGTGGAACCTTGCGTTATTTTAGTGGAGGTGAGCGGGGAATGACCCGGGACTCAAAAGCTATAGGGGCACATTTACGGCTTTCAGGCAAGCTGCTTGATAATATATCTAAGTGTgaaaaagatgtaaagaaaataAGACTGGAAAGTGACACAGATGATACTTGTAGCCTCTCTGGTTTAGGAAGTGCACCAACATCCCCAGTTGGGACACTAGAGCATGGAATGCAGCCTCCAACATTTGCACCTCCCCTAGAGGATTCTCCCAAGCGTAAACGACGATCGAAGAAGTCATCAGTTCGCGAAAAGTTAGAGCAGACTTTAAGAGAACGCGGCCTTTTAATTCAGACACAACAAGTGGAATCTGCTGAGGGTGCTACCTACTGCAAATTCCGACAACTGCGCAAGTTTACCCGTTACCTGTTCCGCAGTTGGAAAGACTACTTGCCTGGCCAGCTGCAAGAAGGGGACCTTCACTTGGACGGTACTAACGACCCTCGATACCCTCACCACTTGGCTAGCGGACCATTGACACCGGATCACCGTTGA